A genomic stretch from Mauremys mutica isolate MM-2020 ecotype Southern chromosome 18, ASM2049712v1, whole genome shotgun sequence includes:
- the LOC123352385 gene encoding torsin-1A-like — MQLLPGLLWLLVPGSAALEPISLSIVIGAASVLTGYLSYPSFYCGFVECCPGEADRPNTTALREDLDNKLFGQHLAKDVILKAVTGFRNNPNPKKPLTLSLHGWGGTGKNFVSQFIAKSIHKAGEKSKFVHLFIATLHFPHGHQITLYKDQLQMWIRGNVSACARSVFIFDEMDKLHPGLIDAIKPFLDYYEQIDGVSYRRAIFIFLSNAGGDLINKVALDFWRSGKDRKQIQLKDLESVLSVAVFNNKNSGLWHSSLIDRNLIDYFVPFLPLEYKHLKMCIRAEIEAGGKKINEAIVDEVAKEMTFFPKDEKIYSDKGCKLVQQKLLYYWERL; from the exons ATGCAGCTGCTGCCGGGGCTGCTCTGGCTCCTGGTGCCGGGCTCGGCCGCGCTGGAGCCCATCAGCCTGAGCATCGTCATCGGGGCGGCCTCGGTGCTCACCGGCTACCTCTCCTACCCCAGCTTCTACTGCGGCTTCGTGGAGTGCTGCCCCGGGGAGGCGGACCGGCCCAATACCACCG CACTGAGGGAGGATTTGGATAATAAACTCTTTGGACAGCACCTTGCCAAAGACGTGATCCTGAAAGCAGTGACGGGATTCAGAAACAACCCAAATCCCAAAAAGCcactcactctctccctccaCGGCTGGGGAGGCACGGGTAAAAACTTTGTCAGCCAGTTCATCGCAAAGAGCATTCACAAAGCGGGAGAGAAAAGCAAATTTGTTCATCTCTTTATAGCCACGCTACACTTCCCACATGGACATCAGATTACACTGTATAAG GATCAATTGCAAATGTGGATTCGGGGTAACGTGAGCGCCTGTGCCAGATCTGTGTTCATATTTGATGAAATGGATAAATTGCACCCTGGCCTCATTGATGCCATTAAGCCGTTCTTAGACTATTATGAGCAGATTGATGGGGTGTCCTACCGGAGAGCCATCTTTATCTTTCTCAG TAATGCAGGTggggatttaattaataaagtgGCTCTGGACTTCTGGAGGAGTGGAAAAGACAGGAAGCAGATTCAGCTGAAAGACCTGGAGTCTGTGTTATCTGTAGCAGTCTTCAATAATAAGAATA GTGGCTTGTGGCACAGCAGCCTGATCGACAGAAACCTCATTGATTACTttgtccccttcctgcccctggaGTACAAGCATCTTAAGATGTGTATCAGGGCAGAAATCGAGGCTGGTGGCAAGAAAATCAACGAGGCGATCGTTGACGAGGTGGCCAAGGAGATGACATTCTTCCCAAAAGATGAGAAAATCTACTCCGATAAAGGCTGCAAGCTCGTGCAGCAGAAGCTGTTGTATTATTGGGAGAGGTTATGA